The Chloroflexota bacterium genome segment GTTGCGGGCGGGGGCAGTGAAGGCCCCCCATGCCGAGGACTTCTGCCGGGGCCTGGCGGGGAACCGTATTCTGCGGGTGGAGAGGAGGGGCAAATACCTTCTTTTCCCCCTGGAGGATGGCAGGTATCTTATTGTCCACCTCAGAATGACCGGTGTCCTCATCTGGGACGGGGGGGACGTTCCCTATGTCTCAGTCCGGTTCTATCTGGAGGGAGGCCACCGTCTGGTCTTCCAGGACCGCCGCCGGCTGGGGGCCCTCTGGCTGGTGGCAGACACAAACACAGTAGTCGGGGGCCTGGGCCCCGAGCCCCTGGGGCCGGAGTTCACCCTGGAGGCTTTCAGGGAGAGGCTAAGAAAGCGCTCGGCCCCCGTCAAGGCCCTCCTCCTGGACCAGCACTTTCTGGCGGGCCTGGGGAATATGTATGCCGATGAGGCCCTCTTCCAGGCCAGGGTCCACCCCTTGAAAAAGGCCCAAGCTCTCTCCCAGGCCGGGACCGCCGGGCTTCACCGGGCCATAAAAGAAGTCCTCAGCAGAGGCATTGCTTTGAAGGGGGCCAGCGTGGACACCTATCGCCTGCCCGACGGGGGCAAAGGGGGTGCCCATCTAGTCTTCCAGGTGGCCCACCGGCGGGGCCTCCCCTGCCCCGTCTGCTCCACCCTCATCCAGAGAATCTCGCTGAGGGGGCGGGGGGCCTACTTCTGCCCTAGCTGCCAGGGCCTTCCTTAAGCCTTAGCAAGGTCCGGCGGGCCAGCTCCCAGGAGAAGCCCCGCCTCAGGAGATAGGACAGCATCCTCTTCGTGAAGGTCTCCTCGTCCAGGCCCTTGAGGCTCTTGGCCTTTTTTCTGGCGGCGCGGAGAGCTGATTCATCCTCGTCCAGGCCCTGGACAGTCTCCCGGGCCAGCTCCGGGTCTATCCCCTTCCGCAGTAGCTCCTGCTGAATGAGCCTTTTGCTCCTGGGGGAGGCTGTTTCCCGCCCCTCCTTCCAGAAGCGGGCGAAGGCCCCCTCGTCCAGGAGGCCCTTGCCCTTGAGGCGGGCTATGGTCTCCTCCACGGTGTCGGGGGGGAACCCGTGGCGGCCCAGCCTTTCCCGCACCTCCTTCTCGCTGCGGGGACGGTAGGAGAGAAGGCGCAGGGAGAAGTCCCGGGCCTGCTCCACGGTATCCTTCCTGGTGAGGGCCTCGACCTGTTCCGGCGAGAGCTCCTTTCCTACCTCCAGGCCCTGGGCTGCCTCTTTTGCCAGGGCGAAGGCGAAACGGCCGTCAAGGAAAAGGTTAACCCTCTTGCCCCTCTTCTGGGGCCGGATGGCGGTGATGGTGGGCATGGGACCTACTGGTCTGTCTGGGACTCTTCTTTGAGGAGGCTCTGGGGGGTTGAGGAGGTGCGGAGCTTCTTTTCCAGCTCCTGGGCCAGGGGGGGGTGCTCGCGGACGAAATCCTTGGCGTTCTCCCGCCCCTGCCCCAGGCGGATATCGCCGTAGGAGTAGAAGGCCCCCTGCTTTTTGATGAGGCCCACCTCCACCCCCAGGTCCAGGATGTCCCCCTCCTTGCTGATGCCCCGGTCAAACATTATGTCAAACTCGGCGGTGCGGAAGGGCGGGGCCACCTTGTTCTTCACCACCTTGGCCCGGACGCGGTTCCCCACCACCTCAGTCCCCACCTTGATGGCCTCCAGCCGCCTCAGGTCAATGCGGACAGAGGCGTAGAACTTCAGAGCCCTCCCCCCGGGGGTTACCTCGGGGTTGCCGAAGAAGACCCCCACCTTTTCCCGGAGTTGGTTGATGAAGATGACTGAGGTGTGGGACCGGGCGATGGCGGCGGAGAGCTTCCTCAAGGCCTGGGACATGAGGCGGGCCTGGAGGCCCACATAGGCGTCGCCCATGTCTCCCTCCAGCTCCACCCGGGGGACCAGGGCGGCCACGCTGTCAATAACGACGACATCCACCGCCCCGCTTCTCACCAGGGCCTCGCATATCTCCAGGGCCTCCTCCCCGGTATCGGGCTGGGAGATGAGGAGCTCATCCACGTTGACCCCGCAGTGGGCGGCATAGGTGGGGTCCAGGGCGTGCTCGGCGTCAATGTAGGCGGCCGTGCCCCCCGCTTTCTGGGCCTCGGCGATGATGTGCTGGGCCAGGGTGGACTTGCCCGAGGCCTCGGGGCCGAAGATTTCGGTGACCCTGCCCCTGGGGATTCCTCTCACGCCCAGGGCCAGGTCCAGGGCCGGGGAGCCGGTGGGGATGACCTCCACGGCCATACTGGCCTGGGCCTCCCCCAGGCGCATGATGGCCCCCCGCCCGAACTGCTTCTCAATCTGGGCCAGGGCCAACTCCAGTGCCTTTTCCTTCTCGTCCTTCTCGGGCTTCACTTTATGTATCATATCACTGACCGGTACCCAATGAAAGGGGCAAATGGCACACTTCAGGCCACGATATCCCGCCTCCGGAAGACGGACAGGGAGAGGGCGAGGCAGATTAGGGCCAGGCCCCAGAATATCCCCAGGCCCCACCAGTCCGGCTGGCCAGTGCGCATGATGGGCTCCGGCGAAAAGTAGTGGAACAGGGAAAACCGGCCCGCCCAAGTGTAGCCCTTCAGGGCAGGGGCGACGAAATTGAGGATGTAGAAGGCCGCAGTGATGGTCCCCGAAAGAAGCAGGGTCCTCCTCGGGTCCAGGGTGAGGCAGGAGAGGAGAAGAGAGTAGCTCCCCACCGCCAGGACGAGGGAAACCCCCTGGAACAGGGCCAGCGCGGTGTTCCCCAGGCTCATCGTTTCATCAAATACGGCCATTCCAGCCAGAAAGCCCAGGAAACTGCCCATGGCGATAATCCCCACCCCCGCCAGGAAGACGGCGAACTTGCTCAGCACCAGGCGGGTGCGGGAGAGGGGCTGGGCCAGGATGAGGTCCATGGTCCCCCGCTCCACCTCCCGGGCTACAATCCCCCCGGCAGCGAAGATGGCGTAGATGACCACGACAGCCGCCCAGCTACTCAGGAACTCCGCCGCCACAAAGGCCTCCAGGGAAAGGCCTATGCCCGAGGGCAGGTCCTGGAGCCCCGCCATGGCCTTAATGCTCTCGGGCATCTTCTCAAACATCTGCTCGTATCCCGCTTCCTTCATGACGGGGTACAGGTAGAAAACAAGCAGGGCATAGAGGCCCATGAGGCCGGACCAGGCCACCAGGCCCCACCGGGCCGCCCTGAGGTGGCTGAGGAAGAGGTGCGGGCTCATCCCGTCTCCTTCTTGTAGAACTTCATGAAGGTGTCCTCCAGGGAGGCCTCCGCGAAGACCATCTCCTCCACCGGCAGGCGGGAAAGCCAGGGCAGGAGCCTGTCTATATGGCCGTGGACCGCCAGCTCCAGGTGTTTCCCCTGGCGGGAGAGGACCTCTACCCCCTCCGTCTCCAGGGCCTGGGCCGGGACCTCCTCCCTGAGCCAGAGCTGGAGCCGGCGGACCTTCTTCAGCTTCAATGCCCCCACTTCCTCCACCGCCGCCAGGTGCCCCTCCCGGACTATGCCCACACGGTCGGCCACCCTTTCCACCTCGGGGAGGATGTGGGAGGAGAGGAAGACGGTCTTACCCCGGCCCTTCTCCTCCATGAGCAGGGTGTAGAACTCCCTCTGCACCAGGGGGTCCAGGCCCAGGGTAGGCTCATCCAGGATGAGGAGGTCCGGGTCATGCCTCAGCGCCTGGATGACCGCCAGCTTCTGCTTCATCCCTCGGGAGTAGCCCCTGATGGGCCGCTTAAGGTCCAGGTCCAGGCACCGGGCCAGGTAATCCTGCCTTTCCCGGAAGTCGCCCCGGTGGAAACGGCCCAGGAGGCCCAGGAGCTCCCCCCCTGTCATCCCCTCGTAGAAGGCCACCTCCCCGGGCACATAGCCGATGCGCTGGCGCGCCTCTATGGAACCGGCCTCCTGGCCCAGGACTTCGGCCCGGCCCCGGGTGGGGTGGAGGAGCCCCAGGAGGAGGCGGATGGCAGTGGTCTTCCCCGCCCCATTGGGCCCCAGGAAGCCGAAGATTTCACCTTTTCGGACCTCCAGGTCCAGATTCTCAATGCCTCTCACCCGGCCGTAGAACTTGGTCAGGCCGGAAGTCATGATAACGGCCATATTTCGTCATACTATACCACATTTTCAGCCTCAGCTTGACCTATCCCAGCCGCCCGGTTTCATAATGGGAGCGGCCAGGGAGAGCCTTGCCCTCCCTGGCGGGGGTTTCAGGGGGCGCCCCCCCTGAAACTCAAATACCCCCCCTCTCCCGGGGGGGGGAGGGGGCCGGGGGGGGAGGGCCTCTTACCCAGATTGGCCTGCCTTGACACTGAAGTCCCTACCCTATAGACTGGGGAACCGCCAGGCAGTTTTTCCCCGGGAGGTGGGTTGAACGACGAGTCGCGGGGGCTGGTGACGGTCTTCACCGGAAACGGGAAAGGCAAGACCTCGGCAGCCCTGGGCATCGCCCTGAGGGCCCTGGGACACGGGCTGAAGGTCCGCATTATCGCCTTTATGAAGGGGGACTTCTCTTACGGGGAAGACAGGGCCCTGGAGAAACTGCCCAACATCAGCCTGGAGCGCTTTGGCCCCCCTCGTTTCTGTGACCCAGAAAATATCAGCGAGGAGGATAGGGCCGAGGCCCAACGGGCCCTCCAGGCCGCCCGGGAGGCCCTCAGCCGGAGGGAGTATGATGTGGTGGTGTTGGACGAGGTGAATGTGGCCACCGCCTGGGGCCTTATCCCT includes the following:
- a CDS encoding ABC transporter permease codes for the protein MSPHLFLSHLRAARWGLVAWSGLMGLYALLVFYLYPVMKEAGYEQMFEKMPESIKAMAGLQDLPSGIGLSLEAFVAAEFLSSWAAVVVIYAIFAAGGIVAREVERGTMDLILAQPLSRTRLVLSKFAVFLAGVGIIAMGSFLGFLAGMAVFDETMSLGNTALALFQGVSLVLAVGSYSLLLSCLTLDPRRTLLLSGTITAAFYILNFVAPALKGYTWAGRFSLFHYFSPEPIMRTGQPDWWGLGIFWGLALICLALSLSVFRRRDIVA
- the recA gene encoding recombinase RecA, which translates into the protein MIHKVKPEKDEKEKALELALAQIEKQFGRGAIMRLGEAQASMAVEVIPTGSPALDLALGVRGIPRGRVTEIFGPEASGKSTLAQHIIAEAQKAGGTAAYIDAEHALDPTYAAHCGVNVDELLISQPDTGEEALEICEALVRSGAVDVVVIDSVAALVPRVELEGDMGDAYVGLQARLMSQALRKLSAAIARSHTSVIFINQLREKVGVFFGNPEVTPGGRALKFYASVRIDLRRLEAIKVGTEVVGNRVRAKVVKNKVAPPFRTAEFDIMFDRGISKEGDILDLGVEVGLIKKQGAFYSYGDIRLGQGRENAKDFVREHPPLAQELEKKLRTSSTPQSLLKEESQTDQ
- a CDS encoding recombination regulator RecX codes for the protein MPTITAIRPQKRGKRVNLFLDGRFAFALAKEAAQGLEVGKELSPEQVEALTRKDTVEQARDFSLRLLSYRPRSEKEVRERLGRHGFPPDTVEETIARLKGKGLLDEGAFARFWKEGRETASPRSKRLIQQELLRKGIDPELARETVQGLDEDESALRAARKKAKSLKGLDEETFTKRMLSYLLRRGFSWELARRTLLRLKEGPGS
- the cobO gene encoding cob(I)yrinic acid a,c-diamide adenosyltransferase, with protein sequence MNDESRGLVTVFTGNGKGKTSAALGIALRALGHGLKVRIIAFMKGDFSYGEDRALEKLPNISLERFGPPRFCDPENISEEDRAEAQRALQAAREALSRREYDVVVLDEVNVATAWGLIPVEEVLELVKKKPPQVDLVLTGRYADARLIDLADIVTEMVEVKHPFRQGTKARRGVDY
- the mutM gene encoding DNA-formamidopyrimidine glycosylase — encoded protein: MPELPEVETIKEGLRPRLAGQRITAVEVLRAGAVKAPHAEDFCRGLAGNRILRVERRGKYLLFPLEDGRYLIVHLRMTGVLIWDGGDVPYVSVRFYLEGGHRLVFQDRRRLGALWLVADTNTVVGGLGPEPLGPEFTLEAFRERLRKRSAPVKALLLDQHFLAGLGNMYADEALFQARVHPLKKAQALSQAGTAGLHRAIKEVLSRGIALKGASVDTYRLPDGGKGGAHLVFQVAHRRGLPCPVCSTLIQRISLRGRGAYFCPSCQGLP
- a CDS encoding ABC transporter ATP-binding protein; its protein translation is MAVIMTSGLTKFYGRVRGIENLDLEVRKGEIFGFLGPNGAGKTTAIRLLLGLLHPTRGRAEVLGQEAGSIEARQRIGYVPGEVAFYEGMTGGELLGLLGRFHRGDFRERQDYLARCLDLDLKRPIRGYSRGMKQKLAVIQALRHDPDLLILDEPTLGLDPLVQREFYTLLMEEKGRGKTVFLSSHILPEVERVADRVGIVREGHLAAVEEVGALKLKKVRRLQLWLREEVPAQALETEGVEVLSRQGKHLELAVHGHIDRLLPWLSRLPVEEMVFAEASLEDTFMKFYKKETG